TCCGCGCGCTGCACGGCGGCGAAGATGGCGTGATGGTCATGTTCGATTCTCCGGACCTCAAGACCATCCCGATGGTCGATGCCCTCAAACGTGTTCGCACCGTACCGGCCGAGAGCGAGCTCATGCAGATCGCGCGCGGCCTTGGCATCGCATTCGGCGACTAGAGGGAACAGCCATGGCTACTCATCTCAAGAACGACGCCACCCAGTTGACCGGACGAGTGATCAACATTCAGCACTTTTGCATCAACGACGGGCCAGGCATTCGAACAAACGTCTTTCTCAAGGGCTGTTCGAACCGCTGCAAATGGTGCTGCAATCCGGAAAGCATCCGGTTCAAGCCCGAGCTCGCGTACAACATCAACAAATGCATCGGCGTCAAAGAATGCGGCCGCTGCCTGAAACCGCCCACGCCCGAGGGCGCGTTCTATGTGCTCGACGGCCCTGACGACCGGGTGCGTGTGAACTGGGACATGGCGAGCGAATGCGGTGAGGAAACCGCATCCGTCTGCCCGACCGGTGCATTGTATATGTTCGGACATGAGATGACCGTGGAAGAAGTGCTCGCCGAAGTGGAGCAGGACCAGTCCGTCTACATCGAGTCCGGCGGGGGCATCACGCTGTCAGGCGGCGAATGCACGCTGCAGCCGCAGTTTGCCGCCGCGCTTTTAGAGGAAGCGCATCATCGGGGCATCAACACTGCCATCGAAACGGCGGGAAATGCTCCATGGGAGAAATTCCGCCAGGTCGTCGAACATGCCGACGTCGTCCTTCACGACCACAAGGTTATGGATCACGAGCGACACACGCGCTGGGTCGGCACGGACAATTCGAAGATCAAAGCGAATTTCAAGCGCGCCTATGAAGAATTTCCGGACAAGACCTTCATCGCGCGGACAGCGGTGATTCCGGGCGTCAATGACGACGAGGAGCACATTCGATCCGTGCTCGAGTTCATCAAGCCCTACAAGAACGTGATCGACTACCAGTTGCTGCCCTATCATCGCTACGGCGAGGGCAAGTACGGCTTCCTCGGTCGCGTCTACGAACTCAAGGATTTTCCCTACGTGCCCGACGAGACGATGCAGCGTCTTCGCGCGATCATCGATGAAGCGTTCGGTCGTAGCGCAACAACGCCTGGCCAAGCTTCGCCGCAGGACAAGTCCCGCGGATCGACGCTGCAAATGGAAGGCGCGGCCTGATCGACGAGCGGAACGCGCCGGCTCGATCCGCAATTCGCGGACCGAGCTGATCCGCCTTATTTGGTGAGCTGCGTCTTCGGCGTGACGATCCGCACCACCACGCGGCGCGCGGCGTCATTGCCCGTTGGAGCCGCTTCGCCCGGCGCTACCGTGCCTTCGCCCATCGCCGAGGGCGAGAGGACGCGTCCAGGCTGGATGTATCCGGTTTGCCGCAGGAAGTTGCTGACCGCTTTCGCTCGCTTTTCGCTCAGGCGCTCATTGGCTGCAGCATTGCCCCGGGGGTCGGCGAAGCCGAGGATTGAGACTCGATAGTTTCCAAACGAGGGGGCCTTTTCGGCGATCTCGCGCAGCTTCTGCTTGTAAGTCGCGCCGATCACCGCGCTGCCTGTCGGGAAATAGACCGCGGTCTCCTCGCGAATGATATATTCCTGGCCCTCGATGACGGCCTTGCGGAGTTCGGAGAACTGCTCGACCGTTCCCGCCTTGGCAGCGACGGCGGTACGCCAGTCTTTCTCCTTGAACCGAATATGTTCGGCGGTGACCGTTTGGCCCTGGAGATCGCCATCGACGGTGAAGATCAGGCCTGGAATCAGGCTTTTCGTGTCGCGCGTCTTCTTACTGGCCAGCCCACTCGTCTGAGCAATATCTGTAGAAGGCGTCAGGACGACCGTGAGCGGCCCGGTCATGGTGCGGGCCGTGATGGTGTTGCCTTCGACCTTCGTAATGACGGCTTCGGTCTTTACAGGCGCAGCCATGGCCGAGCTCGAGATGACGAAAGCCGCGGCGAGGATGCCCGGTGCGAGTTTACGAAATTGCATGTTCCATTCTCCGCCGAATATGCTCGACAAGTATCGCTCGGCCGAGGTGCCAAGAATCGGGGAAACTACTTACCCCCGCAGGTGTATGCGGCGGCCGCGCTTGCGAGGGCCTTGCCGGTCACTTCTTCGGGAAGAGGGCGGTGATCGCGATCCGGATGCCGTTGCTCGGCCCGCCTTCCGGAGCTTCGAAATAATGGCGGTAACCGCCCTGTATCGAGATCGGGAAAGATAAGCCGGTCTTCTTCGGCGGAAGCAGTTGCGAGACCATCAGATTCACCGGCACCGTCCACGTGTGGTGAATCCAATCGTAGGTCGTCTCCGAGTTGATGGTGAAGGTCGTGGCCTGCGGCGTCGTGTAGCTGAGGAAAGGCTGCACGTAGCTGCTGCTCACCTTGTCACGACTGCTGTCGCCGGCGACGGACCAGACGTGGTTCGCCAGCCCGCCAATGGTCCACCTTCCCGTTTGCTTGAGGACAACTGCCGTCGGTCCGGCTCCCCACTTCCCGGAGCCCAGTACTTTGTCCGTTGCCGTGCGCAGCAGCAAGGCGGGGCCGATACCCCAGATGATGCCGCTCTTGCTCGGGTGCTGCGGCGACAACCAGAGGCTCTGGAGCGTATCGCCCAATCCGAATTGCGAGCTGCTTCGTCCGGGAGGCGCTGGAACGATATCTTTCTGCGCCAAGACCGGAAGAATGGTTCGTGAGATCAGGTTCCAGTCCGAGCTGAGCGTGATCGGTATCACGGGTTGAATGTTCAATTTGTACTGGACGCCATCTCCGTCAGGGCCACCGCCCCAATCGACATTATTCTGAAGCGGCACGCTGATGAGCGCCGCGATCGGATTGGCGAGCTTCTTGGCGAGAGCCGCCGCTTCATCCCCAGCGCCGGAAGGAGCCGGGTCCGAACCCAGCGCCGTGACAGGCGGAGTGTCGACGGCCCGGGCATTCGCGGAAGCCGGCGCGACGACTAGCCATGAGAATACACACGCCTCGATCAAGGCAAACTTCATGGCGAGTCCTCGCTCTTCAGACCCGTAACCTGTCAGGTCGAGCCCAGCCCTAGATATCCGTATTTCCCATGAGTTGATCGCGCGAAGCTACGCGCATGCATCGCGAGAAGGCGTTAGTGAGGCTGAGCAGCGATCGGTTGGAAAACTGTAGGCGGATTATTCTGCAGACGTACGAGCATCTGGCGCATCGGCTCCTGAGACTCGTGAATCGTTCCATCGACCGGGCGGTTGAGATCGCTGATCAACATCAAAGCCAGCGCCGAAAGACCGAGCAAAAACGCGCTGGCGATCTCGCCTTTGCGCGATTTCATGATCGCACCGAGACCTGCCGCGGCGACGAGCGAATAGAAGATCAGTCCTAGGATAATCGTCGTCGGGATCGGAGAACCACGGGCCGCTCGTCGAGCGGTA
This portion of the Sphingomonas limnosediminicola genome encodes:
- a CDS encoding glycyl-radical enzyme activating protein, which produces MATHLKNDATQLTGRVINIQHFCINDGPGIRTNVFLKGCSNRCKWCCNPESIRFKPELAYNINKCIGVKECGRCLKPPTPEGAFYVLDGPDDRVRVNWDMASECGEETASVCPTGALYMFGHEMTVEEVLAEVEQDQSVYIESGGGITLSGGECTLQPQFAAALLEEAHHRGINTAIETAGNAPWEKFRQVVEHADVVLHDHKVMDHERHTRWVGTDNSKIKANFKRAYEEFPDKTFIARTAVIPGVNDDEEHIRSVLEFIKPYKNVIDYQLLPYHRYGEGKYGFLGRVYELKDFPYVPDETMQRLRAIIDEAFGRSATTPGQASPQDKSRGSTLQMEGAA
- a CDS encoding OmpA family protein, encoding MQFRKLAPGILAAAFVISSSAMAAPVKTEAVITKVEGNTITARTMTGPLTVVLTPSTDIAQTSGLASKKTRDTKSLIPGLIFTVDGDLQGQTVTAEHIRFKEKDWRTAVAAKAGTVEQFSELRKAVIEGQEYIIREETAVYFPTGSAVIGATYKQKLREIAEKAPSFGNYRVSILGFADPRGNAAANERLSEKRAKAVSNFLRQTGYIQPGRVLSPSAMGEGTVAPGEAAPTGNDAARRVVVRIVTPKTQLTK